The Impatiens glandulifera chromosome 8, dImpGla2.1, whole genome shotgun sequence genome includes a window with the following:
- the LOC124913046 gene encoding uncharacterized protein LOC124913046, with protein METLTSSALKRVVVISGKGTCFSIRSEVRSGVTDWNSIRYNVHRRISPLVSLRQKRIARMPMFTSRSSTSELQMNLHDENSEVQSRLITVHVKFQLQRECSFGEQFYLVGDNLMLGNWDPQDALPLEWSEGHVWTLDLDIPVGETIQYKFLLKGDSSMDVIWQPGSDRIFKTWKCSNKIAVYEDWDDEFLQKIIEEEPVCINDESSMSLSNSLPTVDANSVSIEEETVKEMEKMRFESKDEDIESTLDFLRKRFTMNSEEFINIEEDETDLRHEKEEEEEETLTEVSLLIPNASLGDDLVEEYELSATTKEVDLIDSSALSKESTEMTIGDEEDQIHGGKNMKEEVVENDLPQSGDERNKSYYAFSSENIVFENELQWCLKTMQHILPFWPAVLDRKQV; from the exons ATGGAAACCCTAACGAGCTCGGCTTTGAAGAGGGTAGTTGTGATCTCCGGCAAAGGTACATGCTTCTCGATCCGCAGTGAAGTTCGTTCTGGAGTTACTGACTGGAATTCTATTAGATACAATGTTCATCGCCGGATTTCGCCTCTTGTATCTCTTCGCCAGAAAAGGATTGCTCGTATGCCGATGTTTACTTCTCGCTCGTCAACTTCTGAGCTCCAG ATGAATTTGCATGATGAAAATTCGGAAGTTCAAA GTCGGCTCATAACTGTTCATGTGAAATTCCAGTTACAAAGAGAGTGTTCATTTGGTGAGCAATTTTACTTAGTTGGGGATAATCTCATGTTAGGGAATTGGGATCCTCAAGATGCATTGCCACTAGAGTGGTCTGAAGGACATGTTTGGACACTTGATCTA GACATTCCAGTTGGGGAAACAATCCAATACAAGTTTTTACTAAAAGGAGATTCTAGTATGGATGTTATTTGGCAACCAGGATCAGATAGGATATTCAAGACATGGAAATGTAGCAACAAGATTGCGGTTTATGAAGACTGGGACGATGAATTTCTTCAGAAGATCATTGAAGAAGAACCCGTGTGTATAAATGATGAGTCGAGTATGTCATTGTCAAATTCCTTGCCCACAGTTGATGCAAACAGTGTATCGATAGAAGAGGAGACAGTTAAGGAGATGGAAAAGATGAGATTTGAATCAAAAGATGAAGATATTGAATCTACACTTGACTTCTTAAGGAAAAGATTCACCATGAATTCGGAGGAGTTTAttaatattgaagaagatgagacTGATCTGCGacatgaaaaagaagaagaagaagaagaaacactAACAGAAGTCAGCCTTCTTATTCCTAATGCCTCATTAGGTGATGATTTAGTTGAGGAGTACGAG CTGAGTGCAACAACTAAAGAAGTGGATCTTATTGATTCATCGGCTTTATCCAAAGAATCAACTGAAATGACAATTGGTGATGAAGAAGACCAGATACATGGGGGTAAAAACATGAAGGAAGAAGTAGTAGAGAATGATCTTCCTCAATCAGGTGATGAAAGAAACAAATCTTATTATGCATTTTCTAGTGAAAATATTGTGTTCGAAAATGAACTGCAATGGTGTTTAAAAACCATGCAACATATTCTCCCCTTTTGGCCTGCAGTACTTGATAGAAAGCAAGTTTAG